In Natrinema amylolyticum, the following are encoded in one genomic region:
- the phnE gene encoding phosphonate ABC transporter, permease protein PhnE, whose protein sequence is MTDAGADDHVDPVDGTPAGAETATADQNDERATDTPDTNEIDAEFDRLQRQWRRRTVVRTAVFVGLVLSVVATARWLGFDLAYLYAHRGNFASVLLEEMLAPSQLWEQLHGDAPTLLPAALETLAIAAVGTTIGLPLALCFGVLAASNVTPRAVYGPMRLLLGGIRAVPSMVYALLFVILAGLGPVAGALAIAMGTIGDLGRLFADEMEEIDRAPVDAVSSSGAGIPATTSAARLPQVTTAYVAWTLFYLELNARKSSVLGIVGAGGIGYPLIMAFRARNYTRVMAAIVIILVLIVGVETAANGLRSYLDADRRAARA, encoded by the coding sequence ATGACTGACGCGGGTGCCGACGATCACGTGGATCCGGTAGACGGGACGCCGGCAGGTGCTGAGACGGCGACTGCAGACCAGAACGACGAACGAGCGACCGACACCCCGGATACGAACGAAATCGACGCCGAGTTCGACCGTCTCCAGCGGCAGTGGCGTCGTCGCACGGTCGTTCGGACCGCCGTGTTCGTCGGGCTCGTACTAAGCGTCGTCGCGACCGCGCGGTGGCTCGGGTTCGATCTCGCCTATCTCTACGCCCATCGAGGGAACTTCGCGTCGGTCCTGCTCGAGGAGATGCTCGCCCCATCACAGCTCTGGGAGCAGTTACACGGTGACGCACCGACGTTGCTGCCAGCAGCGCTCGAGACGCTCGCCATCGCCGCCGTCGGGACCACGATCGGCCTGCCATTGGCGCTGTGTTTCGGTGTCCTCGCGGCAAGCAACGTCACGCCGCGGGCCGTCTACGGTCCGATGCGGCTCCTTCTCGGCGGCATCCGCGCGGTTCCGAGCATGGTATACGCACTGCTGTTCGTGATCCTCGCAGGACTCGGGCCCGTCGCCGGAGCGCTCGCGATCGCGATGGGAACGATCGGTGACCTCGGCCGACTCTTCGCCGACGAGATGGAGGAAATCGACCGCGCCCCCGTCGACGCCGTCAGCTCGAGCGGGGCGGGGATCCCCGCGACGACGTCCGCCGCTCGCCTTCCCCAGGTGACGACGGCGTACGTGGCCTGGACGCTGTTCTACCTCGAGCTCAACGCGCGAAAGAGTTCGGTACTCGGGATCGTCGGCGCGGGCGGAATCGGGTATCCGTTGATCATGGCGTTCCGGGCCCGCAATTACACTCGGGTGATGGCGGCCATCGTCATCATCCTGGTCCTCATCGTCGGCGTAGAGACAGCGGCCAACGGACTTCGGAGCTACCTCGACGCGGACCGCCGGGCCGCTCGAGCGTGA